The following coding sequences lie in one Bacteroidia bacterium genomic window:
- a CDS encoding cation transporter: MKTKMLSLVCMFLIGTMTVLAQAKTEKFKVYGNCGMCQTRIEKAAKSVVGVSKAKWNSDDKILTVTYDIAKTKVIAIHKAVAKVGHDTDLEKADAIVYSKLHGCCQYDRPTK, translated from the coding sequence ATGAAAACAAAAATGTTAAGTTTAGTATGTATGTTCCTGATTGGAACAATGACAGTTCTTGCTCAGGCTAAAACTGAGAAATTTAAAGTATATGGTAACTGTGGAATGTGTCAGACCAGAATCGAAAAAGCTGCAAAATCTGTAGTGGGTGTTTCTAAAGCAAAATGGAATAGCGATGATAAGATTTTAACGGTAACTTATGATATTGCTAAAACAAAAGTTATAGCCATTCATAAAGCAGTTGCAAAAGTTGGACATGATACAGATTTAGAAAAAGCTGACGCAATAGTGTATTCTAAATTACACGGATGCTGCCAGTATGATAGACCAACTAAGTAG
- a CDS encoding PAS domain S-box protein translates to MKKIDSDSDKAELNLRKNEIEFELLSSKQLFQLLIQNSNDSICLIDAEGNQVFLNNAAEKTTGYSIEELLGPFSKVIIPEDLPKVMQAWGDVLQNPDKVIKIQYKHIHKTKPYIWMEAVGQNHLSNPALNAVVVNVRDITVQKEIEELINAKNEELFHLNSIKDKLIEDLDDLLNKRKKELTTNALMLKQLSIFHSKILSELKLIKNCINNTKDEKLSELIAEITSSLKLINWKDFQNRYEEINQDYLKLLSKKFPSLSPTDCKILSYVKLGFSSKEMSALTQNSIESIQVARSRLRKKLGLSTSENLYKFIIQL, encoded by the coding sequence ATGAAAAAAATAGATTCTGATTCGGATAAAGCAGAGTTAAATCTTAGAAAAAATGAAATAGAATTTGAACTTTTGTCAAGCAAACAATTATTTCAATTACTTATTCAAAACTCAAATGATTCTATTTGTCTTATTGATGCTGAAGGAAATCAAGTTTTCCTAAACAATGCAGCTGAAAAAACAACTGGATACTCTATAGAGGAACTACTTGGTCCGTTTTCAAAAGTAATCATTCCTGAAGACCTACCTAAAGTAATGCAGGCTTGGGGTGATGTTTTGCAAAACCCAGACAAAGTTATTAAAATTCAATACAAACATATTCATAAAACTAAGCCATATATTTGGATGGAGGCAGTTGGTCAGAACCACCTTAGCAATCCCGCATTAAATGCTGTTGTTGTAAATGTAAGAGATATCACTGTGCAAAAAGAAATAGAGGAGTTAATTAATGCTAAGAATGAAGAATTATTTCATCTTAATTCTATAAAAGACAAATTAATAGAAGATCTTGACGATTTGCTTAATAAACGAAAAAAAGAATTGACAACAAACGCATTAATGTTAAAACAACTTAGTATTTTTCACAGTAAAATATTAAGCGAACTTAAATTAATCAAAAACTGTATTAATAATACAAAAGATGAAAAGTTGAGTGAACTAATTGCCGAGATAACTTCATCATTAAAGCTAATAAATTGGAAAGATTTTCAAAACCGATATGAAGAAATAAATCAAGATTATTTAAAATTACTCTCAAAAAAATTCCCAAGCTTATCACCAACAGACTGCAAAATATTATCATACGTTAAGCTTGGGTTTTCTTCAAAAGAAATGTCAGCATTAACACAAAATTCAATAGAATCTATTCAGGTTGCCAGGTCACGATTAAGAAAAAAACTGGGATTATCTACTTCAGAAAACCTTTATAAATTTATTATTCAATTATAA
- a CDS encoding SDR family oxidoreductase: MNLFLTGATGFLGGELLITLSKRTDIKKIYCLVRAKSEEEANKRLKHVFDLHNDLYQPERIIPIIANLLDDDLKSKLFAIKELEDINLIVHSAANTSFSKNCDDQVKKVNIDGLEHVLNWAKELKNLTTFCYIGTATICGKDNKDKIIKEEESPNTLAHHLVTYTYTKMKGEMMLSKYLPEEKILVVRPSIIMGDSVNAIPRSSVILWTLAAFNYLRLIPVNKFSKIDIIPVDYAANAITELLFVKNRSYSVYHVSAGVDSATNSELCCQKIESYFPNKPSHEFVQRKLANNMRFWAKGRNEDIGDLANFPKHLDYWESILTEKGRLRILFAGLEPYFDFIELGQVFDNTRLLKDITLPKPKPAHEYIINNIEFLESIDIYEGAIDP, translated from the coding sequence ATGAATTTATTTCTTACTGGTGCTACAGGATTTCTTGGAGGAGAGTTATTGATCACATTATCTAAGCGCACTGATATAAAAAAGATTTATTGTCTTGTAAGGGCAAAAAGTGAGGAAGAAGCGAATAAAAGGCTTAAACATGTATTTGATCTTCATAATGATTTGTATCAACCTGAAAGAATTATACCAATTATAGCCAATCTATTAGATGATGATTTAAAATCTAAGCTTTTTGCAATAAAAGAATTAGAAGATATAAACCTAATAGTTCATTCCGCAGCAAACACCTCATTTTCAAAAAATTGTGACGATCAGGTAAAAAAAGTAAATATTGACGGATTAGAGCATGTTTTAAACTGGGCAAAAGAACTTAAAAATTTAACTACATTCTGTTATATTGGAACTGCAACAATTTGCGGTAAGGATAATAAAGATAAAATTATTAAAGAAGAAGAATCACCAAATACCTTAGCTCATCATTTGGTTACATATACTTATACCAAAATGAAAGGTGAGATGATGTTAAGTAAATATTTACCTGAAGAAAAAATATTAGTTGTTCGCCCTTCCATTATTATGGGTGATAGTGTTAATGCAATTCCAAGATCATCTGTAATTCTTTGGACTCTGGCTGCATTCAACTATTTGAGATTAATTCCGGTAAACAAATTTTCGAAAATTGATATTATTCCTGTTGATTATGCAGCAAATGCAATAACAGAATTGTTGTTTGTAAAAAACAGATCGTATAGTGTTTATCATGTTTCGGCAGGAGTTGATTCTGCTACTAACAGTGAATTATGTTGTCAGAAAATTGAATCTTATTTCCCAAATAAGCCATCTCATGAATTTGTTCAGAGGAAACTTGCAAATAATATGAGATTTTGGGCAAAAGGTAGAAATGAAGATATAGGTGATTTAGCTAATTTTCCAAAACATTTGGACTATTGGGAATCTATTTTAACAGAAAAAGGCAGGCTTAGAATTCTTTTTGCCGGCTTAGAACCATATTTTGATTTTATTGAATTAGGTCAGGTTTTCGATAATACCCGACTTTTAAAAGATATTACATTACCCAAGCCAAAACCTGCTCACGAATATATTATAAATAATATTGAATTTCTAGAGTCAATTGATATTTACGAGGGGGCTATTGATCCTTGA
- a CDS encoding T9SS type A sorting domain-containing protein — protein sequence MKKKIQDCINSKFLLLPVFLFVFLSINIKANAQFGIDAGFFVDNGCNKLKVAWGGDDNACLTKYYNDVRIYINGTESYYGSWNSPDGIYGYNYFNISNYAPGTVLSIYATIRHIGAFCDYTVTSSTISVTIPSNQPINNVQATDNKFSDKIDITWSRISTICYNSLSYNVYENGTTLLANVPGTQLNYSHTGLSQGMTKTYTVRAVANGVQLPAVTGDQGSTFNLNLQATTNLANKITLTWNNFSGTNSPSGYAIDRSNVPPTPGFGLIYSSTFNTYISHEDLLSGGLIAGYTYLYKLKVNPGTANEFYKYALGKTLPNGRIVGDVKTPSTGSNPTGVGVPNVLIVVKLQGSALPSDTTTTYTSITDANGHYEIPNIYYFQGASFTVTPTLAGRTFSPTQTIVTLNSGAAATANFTDLSSFIVSGTISQGTCPMSGVRLILNNDTTAVTTNADGEYNLTIAIGGTYTIKPFLENHTFNSIDSVVSVTADVTNVDFDDITNYTLEGYFSASCNSYIGVAKLRFESEEAGCFVDSTLTDVNGFYSINLPARNIKISVVEFTSFNETILSSVNGLAYFSTPRMIDLTSSNQPYFHNDTATMDFVYRLLPVLQMTGLSDYHTCSGEILPVMQQNAQYDLVFNAFESFNGTNCPAGDGYIAISENISSLGVSVNHDTLYYHQGDTIHYVMTPGTPNIIAPYKKFIQVILCRDNQTDTIYSDVIVIGHRPRSQTFTTTTPQMPFHILHNPPGDNSYSYLSQNTSISNSFSTSFLQEGSVDTYIRAQLGPSISTSVGLVAEVSVEVSNQLDITGSFGTGAGGLTSDASVITSTTTDMFQTSGNVDIIGGAGDVYIGGAINMLYAVSDVVLYDFDSCKIDISNTLMMQPDGISTTFMYTESHITDVIIPELQSIADHYTSINVLDSAAFFSNQLNVWQQVVDSNHYNITNADFIENRTFSGGVVYDHSVETSRTESNSFDFNFYINYGVAVDIGASIAGIGLYGGVAVSGRSTWGSIVSTDSTQTTTVGYVLSDDDLGDSYTVDIKRDKVYGVPTFKLVAGRSSCPWEEGTLPREGVQLISNTYSQTVEETQQAVFVLQLSNTSQSNETMTYDLIFDHTSNPDGAILTIGGSPVVGNVPYPYTIAPGGSVNATITASKGPIASTYSGLKFTLKSSCDDQISSDVYLNAHFYHNNILTVAVNGSGTTNVSVGTHPYQEGSNVILFASPASGYVFQKWIVGTDEFTTQAIQVTMSTDITTTAYFIPTISPQFTLQISNVGNGTSIPPVGSYVYNQGSTVNLTAIPDLNNAFVSWVINGQTITDFDTVITITQNTTAIANFVETHSLSVAVAQGNGTTYPSEGIHICHDGSVLHLYASPAPGFAFEKWVINTVEYFTQNVDLTIISDVTAQAYFTATSTPQDTVTISVTGNGITNPPAGTHYFAHGSTISLLATPNPGMVFQKWIVNSLETTNNPINLTITGDVSVEAVFVIDNTVGIVENKYDNIVSIYPNPSNGLINIKSTYEIESILITDITGKVVYNENKISSLVHLMNLENLNSGIYFVKLYTKTESNVFKIQIVK from the coding sequence ATGAAAAAGAAAATTCAAGATTGCATTAATTCAAAATTCTTACTGTTACCTGTTTTTTTGTTTGTTTTTTTATCGATTAATATAAAAGCAAATGCTCAATTTGGTATTGATGCAGGTTTTTTTGTAGATAATGGTTGCAATAAATTAAAAGTTGCTTGGGGTGGCGATGACAACGCTTGTTTAACAAAATATTATAATGATGTTAGGATTTATATAAACGGAACCGAATCATATTATGGTTCATGGAATAGTCCTGATGGAATTTATGGATACAATTACTTCAATATCTCAAATTATGCTCCGGGAACAGTGCTTTCAATTTATGCAACTATACGACATATAGGTGCTTTTTGTGATTATACTGTAACTTCAAGTACGATTTCGGTAACAATTCCTTCAAATCAGCCTATTAATAACGTACAGGCAACCGACAATAAATTCAGCGACAAAATAGATATTACATGGTCTAGAATATCTACAATTTGTTACAATAGTTTATCATATAATGTTTATGAAAATGGTACCACTCTTCTAGCTAATGTACCAGGCACACAACTTAATTATTCTCACACAGGGCTTTCACAAGGAATGACTAAAACCTATACGGTTAGAGCAGTTGCAAATGGAGTTCAACTTCCTGCGGTTACTGGTGATCAAGGCTCTACATTTAACCTTAACCTGCAAGCCACAACTAATTTAGCTAACAAAATTACTCTAACATGGAACAATTTTAGTGGAACAAACTCGCCTAGTGGATATGCTATTGATAGATCAAATGTGCCACCAACTCCAGGTTTTGGCTTAATTTATAGTAGTACATTTAACACATATATATCTCATGAAGATCTTCTTTCTGGTGGATTAATTGCTGGTTATACGTATCTGTATAAGCTTAAGGTAAATCCAGGCACAGCAAATGAGTTTTATAAATACGCCCTTGGTAAAACTCTGCCAAATGGAAGAATAGTTGGAGATGTTAAAACACCTAGCACTGGTAGTAACCCCACTGGTGTTGGTGTTCCAAATGTGCTAATTGTTGTTAAATTACAGGGATCGGCTCTTCCATCTGATACCACCACTACTTATACTTCAATAACTGATGCAAACGGACATTATGAGATTCCGAATATTTATTATTTTCAGGGTGCATCTTTTACTGTTACGCCAACTTTGGCAGGTCGAACATTTAGCCCAACACAAACAATTGTAACATTAAATTCTGGTGCTGCAGCTACTGCTAATTTTACTGATTTGTCGTCATTTATTGTTTCAGGAACTATTAGTCAAGGTACTTGTCCAATGAGCGGGGTTCGATTAATTCTTAATAACGATACTACTGCTGTAACTACAAATGCTGATGGAGAATACAATTTAACAATTGCAATTGGTGGAACATACACTATTAAACCTTTTCTTGAGAATCATACATTTAATTCAATAGACAGTGTAGTGAGTGTTACGGCAGACGTAACCAATGTTGATTTTGATGATATAACAAATTATACACTAGAAGGATATTTTTCAGCAAGTTGTAATAGTTATATTGGAGTTGCCAAACTTAGGTTTGAATCAGAGGAAGCAGGTTGTTTTGTCGATTCAACATTGACAGATGTTAATGGATTTTATTCAATTAATTTACCTGCCAGAAATATTAAGATTTCAGTAGTCGAATTTACCTCATTTAATGAAACAATTCTATCCTCAGTAAACGGACTTGCTTATTTCTCTACTCCTCGAATGATCGATTTAACTTCGTCAAATCAACCTTACTTCCATAATGACACTGCTACTATGGATTTTGTCTACAGGCTTTTACCTGTTTTACAAATGACAGGGCTAAGTGATTATCATACATGTTCAGGAGAAATTCTTCCTGTAATGCAACAGAATGCACAATACGATCTGGTTTTTAATGCATTTGAATCATTTAATGGTACAAATTGTCCCGCAGGTGACGGTTATATTGCTATTTCGGAAAATATTTCTTCTCTTGGAGTTAGTGTAAATCATGATACCTTATATTATCATCAAGGTGATACCATACATTATGTAATGACACCAGGTACTCCAAATATTATTGCACCTTACAAGAAATTTATTCAGGTAATACTTTGCAGGGATAATCAAACAGACACAATATACTCTGATGTAATTGTTATTGGACATAGACCACGTTCGCAAACATTTACAACAACAACACCACAAATGCCATTTCATATTTTACATAATCCTCCCGGAGATAATAGTTATAGCTATCTATCACAGAATACAAGTATTTCAAATTCATTTTCCACAAGCTTTTTACAGGAAGGAAGTGTTGATACATATATAAGAGCTCAGTTAGGACCTTCTATATCTACCTCCGTAGGACTTGTTGCAGAAGTTAGTGTTGAAGTTTCAAATCAATTAGATATTACTGGATCATTTGGAACGGGTGCAGGCGGTTTAACTTCCGATGCTTCTGTTATAACATCAACCACAACAGATATGTTTCAGACTTCTGGAAATGTAGATATTATTGGTGGAGCAGGTGATGTTTATATAGGAGGTGCTATAAATATGTTATATGCTGTTTCTGATGTTGTTTTATACGATTTTGATTCATGTAAAATTGATATATCTAATACACTGATGATGCAACCCGATGGTATTTCAACAACCTTTATGTATACCGAATCTCATATAACTGATGTTATTATTCCTGAATTACAGAGTATTGCAGATCATTACACCAGTATTAACGTACTTGATTCGGCTGCTTTTTTTAGTAATCAATTAAATGTTTGGCAACAGGTAGTTGATAGTAATCATTATAATATTACTAATGCTGATTTTATAGAGAATAGAACTTTTAGTGGAGGTGTAGTTTATGATCATTCGGTTGAAACATCAAGAACAGAATCTAACTCTTTCGATTTTAATTTTTATATTAATTATGGGGTTGCTGTTGATATTGGGGCTTCTATTGCTGGAATTGGTCTTTATGGTGGAGTTGCAGTTTCCGGAAGATCTACTTGGGGAAGTATCGTTTCTACAGATTCAACTCAAACTACAACAGTTGGGTATGTGCTTTCAGATGATGATTTAGGTGATAGTTATACAGTTGATATAAAAAGAGATAAAGTGTATGGAGTGCCCACTTTTAAATTAGTTGCAGGTCGTTCAAGCTGCCCATGGGAAGAAGGTACTTTACCACGCGAGGGGGTACAGTTAATTTCTAATACATACTCTCAAACTGTTGAAGAAACTCAGCAAGCTGTATTTGTTTTGCAATTAAGTAATACTAGCCAAAGCAATGAAACAATGACATATGATTTAATTTTTGATCATACCAGTAATCCTGATGGTGCAATATTAACTATTGGAGGAAGCCCGGTTGTAGGTAATGTCCCTTACCCTTATACAATCGCTCCTGGGGGTAGTGTAAATGCTACAATAACAGCTAGCAAAGGTCCAATTGCATCAACCTATAGCGGATTGAAGTTTACACTAAAATCATCTTGCGACGATCAGATTTCATCGGATGTTTATCTAAATGCTCATTTCTACCATAACAATATACTTACAGTTGCGGTTAACGGTTCTGGAACTACTAATGTATCTGTTGGAACTCATCCATATCAGGAAGGTTCAAATGTTATTTTATTTGCATCTCCTGCTTCAGGTTATGTGTTTCAAAAATGGATAGTTGGAACAGATGAATTTACAACTCAGGCTATTCAGGTAACAATGAGTACTGATATTACCACTACTGCTTATTTTATTCCAACAATCTCTCCACAATTTACACTGCAAATTTCTAATGTAGGAAATGGCACATCTATACCTCCGGTTGGATCATATGTTTATAACCAGGGAAGTACAGTTAATCTTACTGCGATTCCAGACCTAAACAACGCATTTGTTAGTTGGGTAATCAATGGACAAACTATAACAGATTTTGATACTGTTATAACAATTACACAAAATACTACAGCAATTGCAAATTTTGTAGAAACTCATTCGTTAAGCGTTGCTGTTGCTCAGGGAAATGGAACAACATATCCTTCAGAAGGAATCCATATTTGTCACGATGGTTCTGTATTACATTTATATGCATCACCGGCACCAGGTTTTGCTTTTGAAAAATGGGTAATAAATACAGTGGAATATTTTACACAAAATGTAGACTTAACAATTATTTCTGATGTAACAGCACAAGCATATTTTACTGCTACATCAACTCCACAGGATACTGTAACAATAAGTGTAACTGGTAATGGAATCACAAATCCTCCTGCAGGAACACATTATTTTGCACATGGTTCAACAATTTCATTATTAGCAACTCCAAACCCTGGAATGGTTTTCCAAAAATGGATTGTTAATAGCTTAGAAACAACAAATAATCCTATTAATTTAACTATTACTGGTGACGTATCAGTTGAGGCAGTATTTGTTATAGACAACACTGTTGGTATTGTTGAGAATAAATACGATAACATTGTGAGTATTTATCCAAATCCTTCAAATGGCTTAATCAACATTAAATCAACTTACGAAATAGAGAGTATATTAATTACAGATATTACTGGTAAAGTAGTGTATAATGAGAATAAAATAAGTAGCCTTGTTCATTTAATGAATTTAGAAAATTTAAATTCCGGAATTTATTTTGTGAAATTATATACTAAAACAGAATCTAATGTGTTCAAAATTCAGATTGTAAAATAA
- a CDS encoding T9SS type A sorting domain-containing protein translates to MINKFLSIVFMFISGYSFAQCSGLSNTVNIIQAPIGSLVPDVVMDNNGILHMVYAKNQNAYYVRSIDNGTTFSVPVKVNLTGSVEYKMGERGPKISVGNDGVIHVAWMDLWSSGVNTYARYTRSTDDGLSFEAPKAVSITTGIDGVTLAADGNNNVVVFWHIMVPVQTTIPEATWLHMSRSVNNGVSFITDTNVVINNHSGLACTMCMTRARFGIDGKVYLLFRSAENNIRDFYVLKGYATQNNFTAIRVNSDNWNINYCPMVGPELEISNSGLQYCAFMSDSHVYWSVSDSSISNFTQHVATPLSETDEIYPTAIANNSGKVLFVWQVGPMSISDSATVKCALYNSDGSYTGQECTIGRTFSGTKATAFVGTDDNFYVVLNTNNLANSIIDNKLSDISILSNPNEDLVNITGIKCKTRISIYNMFGQIVQDEEVLGNTIISTTEFINGIYIIEAISSENSECKKLLITKFR, encoded by the coding sequence ATGATAAATAAATTTCTCTCTATAGTATTTATGTTTATATCTGGATATTCATTTGCTCAATGTTCTGGATTAAGCAATACTGTTAATATAATTCAAGCTCCTATTGGTAGTCTTGTACCTGATGTTGTTATGGATAATAATGGCATATTGCATATGGTTTATGCTAAAAATCAAAATGCATATTATGTTAGATCAATTGATAATGGGACAACATTTTCTGTTCCTGTTAAGGTTAATTTAACTGGTAGTGTAGAATATAAAATGGGAGAGAGGGGTCCTAAGATTTCTGTAGGCAATGATGGCGTAATTCATGTTGCATGGATGGATCTTTGGTCATCAGGAGTTAATACATATGCTCGTTATACCAGAAGTACGGATGATGGTTTATCGTTTGAAGCTCCGAAAGCTGTATCCATAACAACAGGAATTGATGGAGTAACTCTTGCAGCAGATGGAAATAATAATGTAGTTGTATTTTGGCATATTATGGTGCCAGTTCAAACAACAATACCTGAAGCTACGTGGCTTCATATGTCAAGGTCTGTAAATAATGGTGTTAGTTTTATAACCGATACTAATGTCGTAATTAATAATCACAGCGGACTTGCATGTACAATGTGTATGACAAGGGCAAGGTTTGGGATTGACGGTAAAGTTTATCTTTTATTCAGATCAGCAGAAAATAATATCCGTGATTTTTATGTCCTGAAAGGTTATGCAACCCAAAATAATTTCACGGCAATAAGAGTGAATTCAGACAACTGGAATATAAATTACTGTCCAATGGTTGGTCCTGAATTGGAAATTAGTAATAGTGGACTTCAGTATTGTGCTTTCATGAGTGATAGTCATGTTTATTGGTCTGTATCGGATTCAAGCATTAGCAATTTCACACAGCATGTTGCAACACCGTTAAGTGAAACAGATGAAATTTATCCAACTGCAATTGCAAATAATTCTGGTAAGGTATTATTTGTTTGGCAAGTGGGTCCAATGTCTATTTCTGATAGCGCTACCGTTAAGTGTGCACTTTACAATTCAGATGGATCTTATACTGGTCAGGAGTGCACCATTGGAAGAACATTTTCAGGAACGAAAGCAACTGCATTTGTCGGAACAGATGATAATTTTTATGTAGTTCTAAATACAAATAACTTGGCTAATAGCATTATTGATAATAAGTTGTCAGATATTTCCATTTTGTCAAATCCTAATGAAGATTTGGTAAATATTACGGGAATTAAATGTAAAACAAGAATTAGTATTTATAATATGTTTGGCCAAATTGTTCAAGATGAAGAAGTATTAGGTAATACAATTATTAGTACAACTGAATTTATAAACGGGATTTATATAATTGAAGCAATCAGCTCTGAAAATAGTGAATGTAAAAAGCTATTGATTACAAAATTTAGGTAG
- a CDS encoding SpoIIE family protein phosphatase, whose amino-acid sequence MKISVRWKLFFFVIGFNIAVIGLLTYFIYDATYKIFFSSYKENKLTFAKSIAGGIDGDIHKNMDSLCDTRSREYQHMFHFLKKMKDRDSSITYLYTANYNKKEDKFYYCVDGDISKENIFWVETDDFAFEIHFDSTSQPFYFYNGKEYINKLKISTDSFEIQISVSGNIIYFNEYKYAEIISHNPFKVKVDSITLDSLSRNITHIYTQGNNNLKLLTSISFAGGPYSIPGDLLQDIPENIKKYKRIIDSGEDYIDSSLVNTIYGKCISAYGVIKDSNNVPVGLVFVDMYENELKTLEKTVTWVSIIISVLSILIVLLVLPFILEKFVIRKIKRLNKGINQMSEQQFDTQILINSRDEFENLANGFNYMAKNLKSFYESLEQKVRERTATIEQQNEEIKTQNDQLEYSNNEITKQKQKVEEINNEITASIVYARKIQTAILQTSKFIDKWLPENFILFKPRDIVSGDFFYIQKIQDTIFIIAADCTGHGVPGAFMSMLGVSFLNEIILKERIVKTDIILNNLRDQIKFALQQTKNNYETQDGMDISCVSLNEKNGLIQFSGANNPIWIFKESEDADSSFIEIKGDRMPVGIHPNDNIPFTLNEYQLNIGDSFYLFSDGYASQFGGQKNEKLKTKKFREFITEVNKLPMCEQKEVLNKKIIEWKGKCEQTDDILVIGVKYINN is encoded by the coding sequence ATGAAAATTTCTGTCCGGTGGAAGCTTTTCTTTTTTGTAATAGGCTTTAACATAGCAGTAATAGGACTTCTAACTTATTTTATTTATGATGCGACTTATAAAATATTTTTTTCAAGTTATAAAGAGAACAAACTTACTTTTGCAAAATCAATTGCAGGTGGCATTGATGGCGATATACATAAAAATATGGATTCTCTTTGTGATACTCGTTCAAGAGAATATCAACATATGTTTCATTTTCTAAAAAAAATGAAAGATCGTGATAGTTCAATTACCTATCTGTATACTGCAAATTATAACAAAAAGGAGGACAAATTTTATTACTGTGTAGATGGTGATATCTCTAAGGAAAATATTTTTTGGGTAGAAACAGATGATTTTGCTTTTGAAATTCATTTTGATTCAACTTCTCAACCTTTTTATTTTTATAATGGAAAAGAATATATAAATAAGCTGAAAATTAGTACTGATAGTTTTGAAATTCAAATTAGTGTTAGTGGAAATATTATATATTTTAATGAATATAAATATGCTGAAATAATTAGCCATAATCCATTTAAAGTTAAGGTAGATTCTATTACTCTTGATTCTCTTTCTCGTAACATAACACATATATACACTCAAGGTAATAATAATTTAAAACTTCTAACTTCTATCTCTTTTGCAGGAGGACCATATAGTATTCCTGGAGATTTACTACAGGACATACCGGAAAACATTAAGAAATATAAACGAATTATTGATAGTGGTGAAGATTATATAGATTCTTCATTAGTAAATACTATTTATGGTAAATGTATTTCAGCGTACGGTGTTATAAAAGATTCCAACAATGTGCCAGTAGGACTTGTCTTTGTTGACATGTATGAAAATGAACTCAAAACTCTCGAAAAAACAGTTACTTGGGTATCAATTATTATATCTGTTCTATCAATTTTAATTGTGTTACTTGTTTTGCCATTTATTTTAGAGAAATTTGTTATAAGAAAAATTAAACGACTGAATAAAGGGATTAATCAAATGAGTGAACAGCAGTTCGACACACAGATTTTGATTAATTCTAGAGATGAATTTGAGAATTTAGCAAATGGTTTTAATTATATGGCTAAAAATTTAAAATCATTTTATGAAAGTCTTGAACAAAAAGTAAGAGAAAGAACTGCTACTATTGAACAACAAAACGAAGAAATAAAAACTCAGAATGACCAACTAGAATATTCTAACAATGAAATCACAAAGCAAAAACAAAAAGTAGAAGAAATAAATAATGAAATCACTGCAAGTATTGTTTATGCTCGGAAAATACAAACTGCAATTTTGCAAACATCAAAATTTATAGACAAATGGCTTCCCGAGAATTTTATTTTATTTAAACCTCGTGATATTGTAAGTGGTGATTTTTTCTATATTCAGAAAATTCAGGATACTATTTTTATAATTGCTGCAGATTGTACTGGACACGGAGTACCTGGTGCTTTTATGAGTATGCTTGGAGTAAGTTTTTTAAATGAAATTATATTAAAAGAAAGGATAGTAAAAACAGATATTATATTAAATAATTTGCGTGATCAAATTAAATTTGCATTACAGCAAACTAAAAATAATTATGAAACCCAGGATGGTATGGATATTTCATGTGTTTCATTAAATGAAAAAAACGGACTAATACAGTTTTCCGGAGCAAATAATCCTATCTGGATTTTTAAAGAAAGCGAAGATGCCGATTCTTCTTTTATTGAAATTAAAGGTGATAGAATGCCGGTCGGAATTCACCCAAATGATAATATACCATTTACACTTAATGAATATCAACTAAATATCGGTGATTCTTTTTATTTGTTTTCAGATGGATATGCATCACAATTTGGTGGACAAAAAAATGAAAAATTAAAAACCAAAAAATTCAGAGAATTTATAACAGAAGTTAATAAATTACCAATGTGTGAACAAAAAGAAGTATTAAACAAGAAAATAATTGAGTGGAAGGGAAAGTGTGAACAAACTGATGATATTTTAGTAATTGGAGTAAAATATATAAATAATTAA